The nucleotide sequence TACGCGTGCACCGGCGCTTTCATCAGCCTCTTGCCCCAATCGCCGCTTCGGGACGGCTCAGCCATCGCTCTCTCCCTCCCGGCGGCATTGGCTGCAATACCCGAACACCTCGAACTTGTGGCGAACGACTTCAAAATCGTCCGGAATGCCCTCGACTCCCGTCATCGGGCAGTAGCGGATCGGTTCGATGCGATCGCAGCCGAGACAGATCAGATGATGATGGTGGTGATCGTCTTGGCAGCGGACCCTGAACTTGATCCCATCCTCGAACACGAATTGTTCCAAAATTCCCAATTCGTGCAGCACGCGCAAATTGCGGTACACCGTATCGAAGCTCAGGCCCGGGTACGATTTATTCATATACTCGTATACGTCTTTCGGCGTCAAATATCCCTCCGCGTCGACAAACAACTTCGACAGCGTGCGTCTCTGTTCCGTAATCCGCAGGCCGCGGACGGACATGTCCCTCAACATCTCTTCGACTGTCATGTCGATTCCTCCGTCAAAAGATGCGGTCTCTCCCATCATGCCGCAAAAAAGCTATCTCGTCAATTGAAGGAGGGCATTCTCCTCAATTCGGCCCCGGAGGTTTGTCCGGACCGGAATTGTGCTCACACGTATAGTTTGCGGTTCATATGCAATACTAACTAACATCCATCTTTTTGGCCCAGTGGAGTTGAGAGATTCGTGCAGCAAGCCCGCCCCCGTCCGATCAAGGACCCTCGTCTCCGGCATTTTATCCGCGTCCTGAATATGGGTCAATACGGCCCGCCCCGGCTCTCGTTTCACCGGATGATCCGCAGCGAGCCGTTCCGGGAGCTGTGCGGCTATTACCGCCAGCCGCTCGACCAGCGCTCGTTGGTGCGGTTCCGCCATGCCGCCGAGATGCTGGAACGCACCTTCGAATAATCGCCGTCCTTGACCGCAACGGGATGGATTGCCGTTGCCGCGGGCAACCTAATCCGGCAACCTCATCTTTGATGGAGGAAGGATGGTGCCTGCGATGGCCGAAGACAAACGGATGGACCCCCAGTCGGGCGAACCCGTCGAATCGGACGGCGTCTACGCCAATGAATGGGGCCGTCTGGAAGCATTCAGGCGGGGCGACATATTTCCGGCCGACCCGATGCTGGGAACGACGGAATGGAAACAGGTCGAGGTCCGTTACGACGAAGAGATGCGCGAGGGAAACGTCCGGAACGACAAGCAGGATTCGCCCAGGGGACACGTCGACCGCGGGGACAAATGAAAAAAGGACAAGAGCCGGAGGCGTTCGCGCATTCCGGCTCTTGCTTTGTTGCCCGATGGGTTCTCCGCTTACAGGAAACTCGCCAGAACGATAACCAGAATAATAAAGAGAACGAGGAAGATGGCGTCCGAATCGTTTTCCAAAAAACTCAAAGATATTCCCTCCCTCCTGCCCGAACCGAGACACTCGTACGAGCTCTCTCTGTTTAAATTGTATGTCCATGCTTGGCCGATGGTTCTGGTTTTCTGATGAAAATGAACCGAAACGGGCGCACCGGAGGGATATCCGACCGCGAAGGGAATGCGCCATGCCGGGCGCGTTTTCTATTTACAATTCGGTACGGCAGCCGTATGATGAGGATTAGCCCAAGGTCCGGCTTGCATGCGTGGACCATTATCATTCCGAGAGGTTTGAAGTCTTGTGCGACGCCTATTCCGAAAATGGATAGCTTGGAGACCGTATGCCGTCGCGGCGGTCGTCCTGTTCTCCCTGTCGTTCCCGCACGGGCGGTTCGCGCCCGGGCCGGCCGCCGCCGAACGCGTCATGCCGGAACCGGACGCGGTCACCGCCCGGATCAAGACGCCTGAGGCCGACCGGGTCCGCCCGAATATCGTCATCCTGCTCAGCGAAGCGTTCTGGGACCCGACGCTGCTGCCGGGCGTCCGGTACAACCGCGACCCCATCCCGTTTTTCCGCCAACTGCGGGAATCGTTTACCGGGGGCTGGATGCTCACGCCCCAGCACGGCGGGGGAACCGCCAACGTGGAGTACGAGGTGCTGACCGGCAACCCGGTTCGGGGTTATTCCGAATACGAGATGATGTACGGCAAGCATATCGATCATCCAATCGATTCCATCGCCTGGATGGCCAGCCGCGAGGGCTACCGGACGACGGCCATCAGCCCGTTCTTTCATCATCACGAGAACAGCAGCCGCGTCTACGCGTATCTCGGGTTTTCGCAGTTCATCAGCATGGAATTTTTCCCGCCGGACTACTCCGGCCCGTATCTCGCCGACCGTTCGGTCGTGCGCAAGATCATCGAGGAAACCCAAGAATCGCCGGGTCCGGATCTCATTTTTGCCAATACGATGGAAAATCACTATCATTTCTACCCGGGCAAATTCGAACAGCCGAACCCGTTCCGCGTGGAGGCCAAGCTGCCGGCTGCGTCCGTCGGCATTCTGGAGACGCTGGCCCAGGGCCTCAGCGGCGCGGACGCCGCCCTGCAGGAGCTTGTCGGCTATTTCTCGCAAAGCGGGGAACCGACGCTGCTGTTGTTCTTCGGGGATCATCAGCCCGCGCTGGAGAAAGATTACCTGATCTACCGCCAGACCGGGTATTTGAGCGAGAACGACCCGGAGGAATGGCGCAAGATGTATACGACGCCGTTCGTCATCTGGGACAATTATTTGCCGGTGGAGAAAAAGGACCTGTTCGTCAATTCGTACCTGCTGCTGCCGGAGCTGCTCGATCGGGCGAAGCTGCCGCAATCGGAGTATACGGCTTTTCTGAAGAAGTTCGGCGAGGAGCTGCCCGCCGTTCCCCGAAGACCGGCCGACGCGGGCTTGTCCCCCGACGATCCGCGGCTGAAGGAATTGGAGGAACGGTTATCGCACCGGTTGGACGAGCTCAAGGGCCCCGCAATCGACGAGATGCTCGCCTCCTACGTTCACGGCTACCCCGATCTGGCGATTACCGGAGCGGCGCTCGAGGAGAAGCGGGGACCGTCCGGCGAAGTCACGCTGACGGTAACGGGCAATCATTTCGGCCTCGGCTGCGAGCTGCTGCTGAACGGCAAGCCGCTGCCGACCGTCTGGAAGCCGTCCATCGGCCCGGTCGACACGCCGCCCAAATGGAAAAACGACGACGGCGTCTTGACCGCCGTGCTGAGCGCCAAGCAGTTGAAGCAGTCCGAGCAAGCGGATTTGCAGGTTCGCGTGCTCGACGACAAAAAGAACGAGCTGTACCGTTCGCCCGTGTACAAGCTGTCCGTGCAAAACGGGACGTCTCCCTGATGGAGAACGTCCCGTTTTGCGTTTGCGCTCCGTTTCCTGTTTACAGATAAGGGCTCTCGTGCTTCGCCTTCAGCACGTTCCAGCGGCGTTCCACCTCGTCCGCGAACGCCTGCAGCGCCTCCGCGTTTTCCGGCTTTGTCAGATGCTTCGTTTTGCCCATCGTCGACAGCCATTCCGCGACCGAAATCCGTTTGTTCTTCTCCTCCGGATTGTACGTGATCGTCGTGATGCCCCTCTCCACCTCGTAGAGCGGGAAGAAACACGAGTTGACCGCGGCATCGACGATGTTTGTCCCCTCCTGATCCTCCGACAGCCAGTTGAGCGGGCACGTGATCAGGATTTTGCCGTAGACGAGCCCCTCGTTCTGCGCGTACCATTGGGCTTTGGCTGCCTTCTTGACGAGATCGCCCGGGTACGCTTCGGAGCCCGTGAACACGTAGGGGATGTTCGTCGCCGCCATAATCTGCGCGGTGTCTTTATGATGGAACACTTTGCCCGCCTGCTTCGAACCGACATTGGACGTGGACGTGCGGTGGCCGAGCGGCGTCGAGTACGACAACTGCGCTCCCGTATTCATGTAGCCTTCGTTGTCGTATTCGAGAATAATCATCTTGTGGTTGCGGAGCGCCGCCCCGATGGCCGGTCCCATGCCGATGTCCATGCCGCCGTCGCCCGTCACCATCACGAACGTGAAGTCGTCCGGCAGGTTCAGATGCTGGAGTTCCCCTCTGCGCTTGCGCTCCCAGAACATCTCCACGACCCCCGACAGCGTCGCGGCGCCGTTCTGGAACAAATTGTGGATATAGGTCGCCTTATGCGCCGAATACGGGTACCCGGTCGTCACGACCATGGCGCAGCCGGTATGGAACAACGCCACGATATCGCCCTCGATGCCCTTAAAGAACAACTCCAGCCCGGAGAAGATGCCGCAGCCCGGACAAGCGCCGTGGCCCGGCGCAATCCGCTTCGGCTTTTTGGTCAGACTGCGCAGCGGCGGAATCCGGACATTCAGCTTGCCTGTCGTTTCATCCGGCTTCACCGTAATGAGTCCCGTCTTCAAATCCTCGTATTTCATCGGGTTCAGCACGCGCTGCGGTTTTTTGGCCGGGTCCCCGGGGGTATGGCCGTAGTAATCGAACGGCTTTTCGACGTAGCCTTTCTCCACCGCGTCCAGCGCGAACCGGAAAAAGTTGTGCCCGTCCTCCGCATAGAAGTCTTTGCCGCCGAGCCCGTATATCCGGCTGATCACCATCGTGTCCCGGTTGCCGTGCGTAAACAGCGCCGCTTTGATCTCGTTGACCATGTTGCCTCCGTGACCGCCGTACGAATCGGCGCGGTCGCCGACCGTCACCGCCTTGACGCCGCGCAGCGCGTCGGCGATCCGCTTCTGCGGGAACGGCCGGATCATGTTCGGCGCGATCGAGCCGGCTTTGATGCCTTGGGCCCGAAGCTGATCGACGACGTCCTTGATGATCTCCGACGCCGAATTCATGAGGAATACCGCGACCTCGGCGTCCTCCATCCGGTACAGATCGAGGATCGGGTAGTCCCTGCCGGTCAACTCGGCGTACTCCTTGCGGATGCGGTCGTAGACGGCTTCGGCGTTGTACATCGCCACCGACTGCTGATAGCAGTTGTTGATATAATCGGGTTCATTCATATACGGTCCGACGGTCACCGGATTGTTGCGGTCCAGCGTATCGGGGAAGCCCCGCGGCGGTTCGCCGATGAACTTCTGCACGTCCTCCCGCTTCGCGAACGTCTGCACGCGGCGCTTCTGGTGGGACGTGAAGTAGCCGTCCGACGCGACCAGCACCGGCAGCCGAACCTCGGGGTCCTCCGCCAGCTTCAGCGCCATGATGTTCATGTCGTAGACGGCTTGCGGATCGCGGCACATCAGGATCGGCCAGCCCGTGTTCAGCGCGTAATACAAGTCCGAATGATCGCCGTGAATATCCAGCGGGCCGGATACGGAACGGCAGACCAGGTTCATCACCATCGGAAAGCGGGTGCCGGACTGGACCGGCATCTGCTCCAGCATATACAGGTATCCGTTGGCGCTGGTCGCGTTAAACACGCGTCCGCCCGCCGTCGACGCGCCGTAGCAGACACCCGCGGAGCCGTGCTCGCCGTCCGCGGGGATCAGCACGATGTCGTGCTGCCCGTTCGCTTTCATCAGATCGAGGAACTGCGCCACCTCCGTCGATGGCGAGATCGGAAAATATCCCATGATATGATAATTGATCTGATGGGCCGCATAAGCGGCCATTTCGTTGCCGGACTCATAGACGATGCGCTGCTCGACCCTGCCCGGCTTCACTTCCTTGTTCATCTCGATCGCCACGTCTTTACACCCTCCTTATCCGTTGTCGGCAATGGATTCGCCCGCGGGCCCGCAGCTTCGCCCGAGGGATCGCCCTTGCCTCACGCGCTAGGCTGCGCCCAGTCGAACCGGTGCGGAACACGGCGGGAATCCGCGTATCCGTCCGCTTCGCGCAGGCTGGACAACGCTTCAGTCGGACAAGCCTGCACGCACTTCAGGCATCCTTTGCAATATTGGTAATCGATGCCCTGCAGGAACATTTGCGGCCGGCCCTTCTTGTCCGGCTTCTCTTCCCAGACGAAGCAGAAATCCGGACAGACGTTGTCGCAAGCCGCGCAATGGATGCATTTCTCGTCGTCGAAGTCGGGCATCATGCCCGCGCGGGATATGCTGAGATCCTTCAGCACGCTGTTGCCGGGATTCGTGACGGTTCCGCCGATCGGCTGCGTCTCGTAGCCGAGCACCGGCGTGTCGTAACGGACGTACTCGGGCATCGCCGCGCCTTCGGGAAGCTCGAAGGTCTGGAATCGGACTTCGCTGTAGCCGCGCTCGAACGTACGGATCGCCGGTTGGACGGCGTTCGGGTATTTTTTCTCCAGCGATTTGCGGATGACCGCCTTCATCGCTTCCGGGTCGAGAAAGTCGCACAGCCGGAACAAGGCGCCCAGCATGGCCATATTGACCCGGTTTTTCTCCTCCAGCGCGATGCCGACCGCATCGACGACGGCAATCGTGCCGCCGGTCAGCTTCAGCAGCGACTTCAACTGCTCGGGAGATTTCGCGGAATTGACCAGCACCAGGCTGTCGGCGTAAATGCCGCTGATGACATTTACCGTTTTGTGCAGCGCTTCGTGGAAGATGCCGACGACATGCGGCCTTTCTACCGGAGAGGTGTCTCGGATGTGGGTCTCGGGATGACAGAAACGAATGTGGGCTTTAACTGGGGAGCCTTTCTTCTCGGAGCCGTACGAGGAAAAACTGACGCCGTTTAAACCGACGCCGACGACGCCCGCTTCCGCAAGCATCTTGCCGGCGAGATTTGCGCCGAGTCCGCCAATCGACTCTAGCCTAATCTCGAAAAATCCGAGATCGTTGACCTTCGGCAGCGTGACCATACCCCATCCCCTTCCCCTTCCTCTATATGAGAAACTATCAAATCTCTACTTCATCAATGTATCACGTTTGCAGCTTGTTTTGTGAACGCTTACTTATAGATCTTTCTTATAATTAATACGCATAATGCTTATAAATATTTCTTCATTAAAAAAGGGCGGACACCGCTGCCGGCATCGCCCTGAACGTCGGTTCGTCACACAAGAAATGGAAGGTCAACTTCAACCTGTACGCCGAAGCGCTGGGTAAAAAAGCCGAAGGCGACAAGGCGATGGCCGCGTACAATGAGAAAATTCAGGAAGCCAAGTCCAAGCTTGGCGACAAGCTGTCCAAACAGGTGTCCGTCGTCCGCTTCCTGCCGCAAGCTGTGCGGATTTACCAGAAGGATACGTTCGCAGGCGTCATTCTGAGCGACCTCGGATTCGCCCGACCGCCGGCCCAGGACAAGGATCAGTTCATGGAAGTCATCACGAAGGAACGGATTGCCGACATGGACGGCGATATCATGTTCTACTTCAATGCCGATTACGATGCGGATAAGGGCGGCACGAAAAACCAGGAGGCCTGGTTCAGCGATCCGCTGTTCGCCGGCTTGAACGTCGCCAAGAACAACATGGCGTTTAAGGTGGACGAAGTGATCTGGAACTTGTCCGGCGGCATTATTTCCGCCAAGATGCTGGTCGACGAGATCGTCACATACGCCGGGAAGCTGTAAGTGCCTTGACACAAAGGATAAAACGGCGCTACGTCCTTGCTCCAGGGACGTAGCGCCGTTTGCCGATATAAGGCAGGGCCCTTGACGAGCGCCGCGATATCCGGATTTTCGGACTGTCGCGCCTCCGGAG is from Paenibacillus thermoaerophilus and encodes:
- a CDS encoding LTA synthase family protein — encoded protein: MRRLFRKWIAWRPYAVAAVVLFSLSFPHGRFAPGPAAAERVMPEPDAVTARIKTPEADRVRPNIVILLSEAFWDPTLLPGVRYNRDPIPFFRQLRESFTGGWMLTPQHGGGTANVEYEVLTGNPVRGYSEYEMMYGKHIDHPIDSIAWMASREGYRTTAISPFFHHHENSSRVYAYLGFSQFISMEFFPPDYSGPYLADRSVVRKIIEETQESPGPDLIFANTMENHYHFYPGKFEQPNPFRVEAKLPAASVGILETLAQGLSGADAALQELVGYFSQSGEPTLLLFFGDHQPALEKDYLIYRQTGYLSENDPEEWRKMYTTPFVIWDNYLPVEKKDLFVNSYLLLPELLDRAKLPQSEYTAFLKKFGEELPAVPRRPADAGLSPDDPRLKELEERLSHRLDELKGPAIDEMLASYVHGYPDLAITGAALEEKRGPSGEVTLTVTGNHFGLGCELLLNGKPLPTVWKPSIGPVDTPPKWKNDDGVLTAVLSAKQLKQSEQADLQVRVLDDKKNELYRSPVYKLSVQNGTSP
- a CDS encoding thiamine pyrophosphate-dependent enzyme gives rise to the protein MAIEMNKEVKPGRVEQRIVYESGNEMAAYAAHQINYHIMGYFPISPSTEVAQFLDLMKANGQHDIVLIPADGEHGSAGVCYGASTAGGRVFNATSANGYLYMLEQMPVQSGTRFPMVMNLVCRSVSGPLDIHGDHSDLYYALNTGWPILMCRDPQAVYDMNIMALKLAEDPEVRLPVLVASDGYFTSHQKRRVQTFAKREDVQKFIGEPPRGFPDTLDRNNPVTVGPYMNEPDYINNCYQQSVAMYNAEAVYDRIRKEYAELTGRDYPILDLYRMEDAEVAVFLMNSASEIIKDVVDQLRAQGIKAGSIAPNMIRPFPQKRIADALRGVKAVTVGDRADSYGGHGGNMVNEIKAALFTHGNRDTMVISRIYGLGGKDFYAEDGHNFFRFALDAVEKGYVEKPFDYYGHTPGDPAKKPQRVLNPMKYEDLKTGLITVKPDETTGKLNVRIPPLRSLTKKPKRIAPGHGACPGCGIFSGLELFFKGIEGDIVALFHTGCAMVVTTGYPYSAHKATYIHNLFQNGAATLSGVVEMFWERKRRGELQHLNLPDDFTFVMVTGDGGMDIGMGPAIGAALRNHKMIILEYDNEGYMNTGAQLSYSTPLGHRTSTSNVGSKQAGKVFHHKDTAQIMAATNIPYVFTGSEAYPGDLVKKAAKAQWYAQNEGLVYGKILITCPLNWLSEDQEGTNIVDAAVNSCFFPLYEVERGITTITYNPEEKNKRISVAEWLSTMGKTKHLTKPENAEALQAFADEVERRWNVLKAKHESPYL
- a CDS encoding Fur family transcriptional regulator, which produces MTVEEMLRDMSVRGLRITEQRRTLSKLFVDAEGYLTPKDVYEYMNKSYPGLSFDTVYRNLRVLHELGILEQFVFEDGIKFRVRCQDDHHHHHLICLGCDRIEPIRYCPMTGVEGIPDDFEVVRHKFEVFGYCSQCRREGESDG
- a CDS encoding 2-oxoacid:acceptor oxidoreductase family protein, encoding MVTLPKVNDLGFFEIRLESIGGLGANLAGKMLAEAGVVGVGLNGVSFSSYGSEKKGSPVKAHIRFCHPETHIRDTSPVERPHVVGIFHEALHKTVNVISGIYADSLVLVNSAKSPEQLKSLLKLTGGTIAVVDAVGIALEEKNRVNMAMLGALFRLCDFLDPEAMKAVIRKSLEKKYPNAVQPAIRTFERGYSEVRFQTFELPEGAAMPEYVRYDTPVLGYETQPIGGTVTNPGNSVLKDLSISRAGMMPDFDDEKCIHCAACDNVCPDFCFVWEEKPDKKGRPQMFLQGIDYQYCKGCLKCVQACPTEALSSLREADGYADSRRVPHRFDWAQPSA
- a CDS encoding ABC transporter substrate-binding protein, whose protein sequence is MNVGSSHKKWKVNFNLYAEALGKKAEGDKAMAAYNEKIQEAKSKLGDKLSKQVSVVRFLPQAVRIYQKDTFAGVILSDLGFARPPAQDKDQFMEVITKERIADMDGDIMFYFNADYDADKGGTKNQEAWFSDPLFAGLNVAKNNMAFKVDEVIWNLSGGIISAKMLVDEIVTYAGKL